The following DNA comes from Ictalurus punctatus breed USDA103 chromosome 19, Coco_2.0, whole genome shotgun sequence.
gaaagtgtgtccatccCCCatgtgatgaaacgggagcaaagtgtaaaacacttcctgaattctctctcactcatactattcactcttttttttttaaagggacagaaaagtaaagagatttttttaaaggtagagagaaaatgaagagtctttttgggagtgttacacaaatgaccaacatagagtctcgctgaagataataaggctgacggagCGGTTCACAGGTGCTTCTTTTATATCACGGGACACGCTTAATTACCACggcacctgatcacggcaggcctataaataggcatgatgttacacaagctttagATACTCGTCTTGTGACGGCACTTCCTACAGCGTGTAGCTCAtacaacgttgagttcccttagAAAGGGAACAGCATACATATGAGTTTTGGAGGGCTCTTATTTTGTGATTTAACATAAGACAGaatttttattgattgattgatttgtttgtttgtttgtttattttatttaacagtatCAATTTACAAACTCAAGTAGGGACAATAATATGCCTATGAAAATATACAGTGACATGTGAATACATCTCCAGTCATATATCTATCATTTTGTGTAAATATGCTTAAACAGGTTCATGTGTATAAAAGAAACAATAGCATATTCAGTACAATAAACGAGaagatattaatattattagtaatattatTCTAAGGTGAAATTAAACTAGTCTGTGGAAACAAGTAGTCTGGTAGTTTCCTTTTAATATAAATCTGAATTCATGGACAAATGcagaaacagatagatagatagatagatagatagatagatagatagacagacagacagacagacagacaggtagatagatagacagatagatagacagatagatagacagatagatagacagatacttGCGCTAACTCCTGATGTGAACGATCGGCCACAAATTCCTAAATTCAGAAAAGCCTGCAAATTTTGACGCAGTATTTCGTTGTCCATTACATATCCCTCTACATGATGTTGGTATCATTGTAAAGATGAAAAATAAGTGGTCTGATTATGCTAATACAACCAGAAAAAGCCTATAACATTTCCCATTGTCACAAGATTCAAACATGTTGCTCAATGACATTTCAAGGTCATGATGAATCACATGAACATGTTAAGCTATTTGAATTGGGATTCAAATCAGGTTTCTTTATTGGAAACCATTACAAACTGCAACCCAATGGCCATTTGCAACCCCAACAACATGTCTTTTGGTCAAACAAAGCCACTTTAACTTGGGCAAAATTTGGGGAGGGGCAGGGGATTTTGGGTTGAGATGAAAAACAGGATGACTGAAGCCAAGGATGTAACGTGGCCTTGGTATTGGGTgctgtacatttttttctttggccctgaataattctccacttttttttaaaccagtaaatgggttgaaactgaaacacaaacatcctctcatgctgagcaggaaaacaagtgATGTAATTGTCTATGAGTTTGTGAATATGTATAAGTTACGTGAAcctgatatgagcagagcaaatatatttactgaaaaaaatgttgacgcgttcaatacttatttcccccactgtatttctATAAGTTAACTGCTAGGCTAATTAACTCACCAAAGGACGGGAATTAGCATTAACCAACAGTTTCGCGTTAGCTTAGCCTCAGCATTAGCATTCATTTGTATTAACAAATGAACTGAACAATTCATTGTCAAAGACACAAAATATCTATTACAGTAAATATCACACTTTTGAACATCATGTCCTGATAATATCTGACGTGCCCCTCAGCATGGGTTGTGATTATTGCAAATGTCTGAGATTGTATTTTAACTGAGTACattttgtgtgattgtgtaaTTACACTAAGTGATGAGCCTGATACATGttgtagggtttttttgtttttcttttaaatttgtattacaaaatataaaaaatgataattggtccaataaatattatatttatatgctTTGTTCTTTTCATTAGATAAAAAGTTACAGTGGCACTTTGACGCCACTAGGTGGCCTACTAGGCCTTCCTCTGTTATAATTAGTGTGAAGGAATATGAGATGAGATGATCTGCACACTGAAAGTGTCTTCTCTCTGATTTTTCAGCAttcaaaaaaattatgaaacatTTTCTTCAAGTGTGCAGCTTAGGTTCAAAAGTAAATTTATATATTACCTATTTACCTATGTTACATTtgacacagtactgtacacggTACACCAACTAGATTACGTCATTCTCACTGCTTGATGGGATTGAGTTCCGGAATCCGACTGTTGACTAACATCCATTTATTTATAAGGGGTTTTACAaatatttctgcattttttgAAAGAATCAAagaatatttaataaagtttctATTAATACAGCACCTGTCAAAAGTTTTGCAGCGCTTGCTTATTCTGATTTTTTTAAGAATACAATCCCATGAAGCATTGCGAATAACagtgaaataataatttaaaaaaaaacaactataatataagaaatatatttatactaatggctgtttttttacttttcaggtcatataaaacatgtttttatttattgtaggctaatgaatttttgttttgtatagaaATTAATCTAAAATGATATGTGTCTACAAAACAGTgatgctttgttttgttgtattatGTATAGACAAGAATGCATTGGTTGTATAAAAACAATTTATTCTTAAGGATACATAATGTACATGGTAAAGTTATTGAAGGTTTGGAGATGATCTGCTACATGCCAGTGTGTCCACCCTGACGCTCAACCACAGCTGGAAAAACTTTAAACAGTCTGTGTAATTATTGCATGCCATTTCTGTCAGGTCCTCAAACCAGAATTCATTTAGAACAGTCAGACTTTGTTCTGGGTTTAGCCTTATTCTGAATATAGTCCTTCATAGCGTACCACACCAGTTTAACCAGTCTTAACCCAGTTTATACCCTCTTCAACAATGCCTCTTCCTGCAGcagtgtgcttagggtcattatcctgaaaaaaaaatggtggcaTTCTCCAAAGTTATTCCTAATATATGGGGTTGAGGATTCTGTTATAATAGAATCCTCCAAGAAAGAACGGTCCATGATTTCCTTTGAAGATTGCAATAGGCCCCAGTCCTAGTCTCCATATTGCTTCCCACACATGAACTTTCAGTGGGTGTTCTGGCTTTGGTTTGGAGACATGTCTCCCCGTCTTGCAGAACGACATGGCAGCTGAGCGCTCCAAAGCCACTGTTGTTTCCTCAGTGAAGATGTCGTGAAACGTCTCCTTTTCGTTGATCCATTGTTGCGCTTGCTGGAGACGTATCTCATTGGTTTTGTCGCTGATCATGGGACAGTGTTGGGTTTTCATGTATTTCCCACCCATTCTTtgcctgattattattataataggattattattattattattagtagtagtagtagtagtaattggattattattattattattattattattattattattcgtagtagtagtagtagtagtagtagtagtagtagtacgagtattattattattattattagtagtagtagtagtagtagtagtacgagtattattattattgttattattattattattattagtagtagtagtagtagtagtaggaggaggagtattattattattattattattagtagtagtagtagtagtagtagtagtagtagtaggagtattattattattattattattattattattattattagtagtagtagtagtagtaggaggaggagtattattattattattattagtagtagtagtagtagtagtaggaggaggaggagtattattattattattattattattattattattagtggtagtagtagtagtaggaggaggagtagtaggagtattattattattattattattgttagtaatagtagtagtagtagtaggagtagtagtagtagtaggagtaggagtattattattgttcttcttcttcttcttcttattattattattattattagtagtagtagtagtagtagcagtagtagtagtagtagtagtattaggagtaggagtattattattattattattattattattattagtagtagtagtagtagtagtagtagtagtaataggattattattattattattattattagtagtagtagtagtagtagtaattggattattattattattattattattattattattattattattattgttattattcgtagtagtagtagtagtagtagaagtaataggattattattattattagtagtagtagtagtagtaggagtagtaggagtattattattattattattattagtagtagtagtagtagtagtagtaggagtagtaggagtattattattattattattattattattattagtagtagtagtagtagtagtagtaggagtattattattattattattattattattattagtagtagtagtagtagtagtagtagtagtaattggattattattattattattattattattattattattagtagtagtagtagtagtagtagtagtagtagtaggagtaataggattattattattattattagtagtagtagtagtagtagtagtagtagtagtagtagtagtaggagtagtaggagtattattattattattattattattattagtaatagtagtagtagtagtagcaggagtagtagtagtagtaggagtagtagtagtagtagtagtagtaggagtattattattattattattattattattattagtggtagtagtaggaggaggagtaggaggagtaggagtattattattattattattattattattattattattattattattgttagtagtagtagtagtagtagtagtagtagtaggattattattgttattattattaggagtaggagtattattattattattattattattattagtagtagtagtagtagtagtagtagtagtagtagcagtagtagtagtaggatgaggagtaggagtagtaggagtattattattattagtagtagtagtagtagtagtagtagtagtagtactagtaggagtattattattattgttattattattagtagtagtagtagtaggagtattattattattattattagtagtagtagtagtagtagtaggagtaggattattattattattattattattattatttttattagtagtagtagtagtagtaggagtagtagtacgagtaggagtattattattattattattattattattagtagtagtagtagtagtagtagtagtagtattaggagTAAGagtattatgattattattattattattagtagtagtagtagtagtagtagtagtagtaagagtattatgattattattattattattattagtagtagtagtagtagtagtagtaataggattattattattattagtagtagtagtagtagtaggagtagtaggagtattattattattattattattattattattattattattattataccgtCATATTATATGAAGTTGGTAGGATATAACTTACTTATTTATCTTACGAGGTTTATTAATGTGTGGTCTTCGTTCTTTGTAATGTCTCCTGATGGTGCACAATGTAGCCTGTACCCCAACTGAACATAGATGGTGGTGTATTTCACGGGCAGATCTTCCAGCAGCCCTCATCGTCCTGATGTCTTGCGAATGCACTTTGCTGATCTAAGTCATTTTGAGTTGTCATTACAGGCGGATCATCTGTATTTATCCATGTAGACATAGGTGGCCACTGGGGGTGTGATCAACACTGATTGGAGGCCCAGCAAGTGCCAATAAGAAAGATTCATGTGATggactattattattaacaagTTATTGTCAATCATTCGTATTTAATACGTTTTTGTTCACCATttagctgtgtttttattttaaggatctGCAGGTTTGGggatatatatttgttttcttttaatttacaagtgtcatgtttgtaatgtttatttagaTCAAGAAATATTCAGAAACAGGTGCAGTTCTACAGACTACAATTTGATTTTTCTGTTAAACTTTTATGAAACTGTAGATTGAAAAATACAAGAATGCTTTatgacattatttattaaatgacagAAATCACTGCCTATTAAATGCAGTTGGActttttttcatcttcagaaCGCTGAATGAATATTGTTGGCTGATGTTCTTATAAGTCACTTTTGGATCAAAGCGTCTTCTAAATGaggaaatgtaaatgtacttaaaGATTTCCTTAAATATAGCCAAGTCACTTCCTAAACATATTCCACATGGAATGCTAagccattttaataaataaaaaaaacttagttGGAAAAACCTAAAGCTTCCCTGtgagcatttttatttaaaatacttgTTTGGAatactaaaataataacacatatATGTAAGTTATTTAAAGCTAAGACTCTTTAGTTCTCAAAGGCAAGGAATGCCAAGCTCATATCATGCAGTAGTCCGTTAAAACTattaaactatttattttttacactgcatgtacttttttaaaatcgcATGCTGGGGGAAGAACTATATTGTTCGTAATTTTAAAATGGGTCTTCTTgagcatatttattttatattgacTTATTTTCACTGCCCCACCTTTTACAAATGTGGCCAAGAAAGTATCactaactttttaaaaactttttttttatatagaaaagGAATGCAGTTTCATTAATTGTGCAATCCAGGGTGTAAAATGCACATGCTCACTTTCTGTAGCTGGATTAACTTATGAATGGCTTATGAGTATCTTTGGATTCACATGTAAATTTATAGGGCGATTACTGTGAACTTCACATCCTCAATGTGGGAATGAACTACAAAAGCCTTGCAAATGACCTGGTCAAATTaaaagcagaaatataaaaatataggctgttttttttttttttaattatttttttttaccattcagTACACGTCATCCGATTACtgattaattttaattaaaaagtatattttgtaatgaaagaaATCAATATGctggcacgattatatttttgtgtagACGAGTATAGACAAGAATGCgttgcaattttaaaaaattttatataaaaaaatgcttgaatgtatttttgtaaacaCTACTAATTCTTTCATTCTATAGCTTTGATGGTTTAAAGTCGCCCATCTGCTGAGGTTTTATTCTTCAGTTTGATTTCACACATGAGGGGCTGGGGTGAGAAGTCATTTATCCCTGAGAGGTGATAATATTTGGGGGGAGATCTACAGCTCAGTAAGTAACTGGAGAAAATGTAGCGGGATTCATCATCTTCAAAAACATAAAGAATTTCTTTGTTGCTGAAACCAGTCCTGAAGTCAGATTTAACTAAATCCTCGACATCCATTTCTTGCATTGATTAAGCTGCTGGGTCATATTTCTATCCTTATGATAATAATCATGCAGTTTTTCTACCATTAATATGTGTTACTCTCAAAATTATACTTTATTTTCCTAATGCTATGAATGTATTCTCAAAATAATATGACTTTAATCTCATAGTTCTATGACTTTATCCTCAACATTGTATGACTAATTTCATCATGCTACCACTTTATTCTTCAAATAGTATGGCTATTTTCATAATGCTACGACTTTATTATCAAAATAGTATGGCTTTAATCTCATAATGCTACGACTTTATTCTCAGTCAGAACACGCCCTTCTTTCTTTGAAACTTTGGTCATGGCACCACAAACTACACTTTTATGCATTTCCAAGATACTTTCTCTCAAGActtaatcaaaataaaacagtgaCTGTGAAGGAAACAGTTACATGCTTTATTTCCCCCGGCAAATATCTTCAAGAAATGAGAATGAACAAAGCGGTGAAGTGCAAGGGTAGgacaaacaatggtgatcagtgattcaAAGACTCAAAAAAGAAagatctaatatatatatatatattattatccacattttgttatgttacagccttattccaaaatggattaaattcattatccttccatccatcttctactgcttcagggtcacagggaacctagagactatcccagggagcatggggcacagggcagggtacacccaggacagggtgccagtccatcacagggcacaatcacatacactcatatttggacatgccaatcagcctaccatgcatgtctttggactggggaggaaacagagtacccagaggaaacccccacagcacaaggagaacatgcaaacaccacacacacggccccggcgggaatcaaaccccagaccctggaggtgtgaggtgaacgtgctaaccaccaagccaccgtgcTCCTGAAGTCtttgtaaattaattaaaaataataataaaaaaaatgtgtacatgtgcttttttttggtttttatttgagTTTACTAATTATGAAAGAGAACTGGaacatgaatattttatttgtagttaGGTAAAGgtattatgtaaatataaaacccCTTTTTATTATCAATTTGAAAAAAagatgtgaaatgtaaacattaattACTTAAACAGGAAAGCTATTAAAATATAGAATCTGTGTTCCACATGGACTGTTTTTGTGTAAAACcttgtcatttttattatattatatacttcaggcttcattccttcctttatgtatttatttgtatttatgtagtaatttatttcttatgtatgtatgtatttgtatctTTCCCTGGTGCCAATTTGACATTGTTTACATTGACATCTATATGTTCGCCTGACTGATCTTACCattattaaatctttttttaattcagaaCCAAATCCAGAAGATTAATCCTTCCAGAAAGTAAGCCACAATCTTTATTTATAGTACATTTCAAACTTGTTGAACAAAAAGACCAAAGACCTGACTGctattcctttttatttttctttatttgttaaatttgcTCAATTTCATGCCTCCTAACTGTCAGGGGGGAGATTTTTAAACACCtggattttctcttttttcccaaCCTAGCTGCAAACATTCTGCAACTTTGTACAGAATTCGCCTCTTAGTCCATTGCCATAAATAGTTACCATTGTCATAAACAGCCACTgttgccagagccatatctccctgcagttcttgctGGGTTTCCCACtaaagctaagcagggttgagcctggtcaGTATCTGGATGGGGGAAAACTAcagttgctgctggaagtggtattaagGAGGCCAACATGGGGCACTTACTTTGGGGCTTAGTGGGGATATTATACTGttaaaacagcactgtcttttgcATGAGATTTaccctgactctctgtggtcattaaaaattacaggacacttctcgtaaataataggggtataaccccagtgtcctCGCAAAATTCCCCCATTTCCTAGCTGATGGTGAACGGATATCTGAACCGTAGTGTTCAGGCTGGTTCAGCCCTTACAGCTGGAGCACAATCAGGCTTGTTAGCTAGACACCCACATCATTACTGTCAGCCTATTACGAGCACTAAACGGACAAATGTCCTCGGATTTACACCAAAACACATCCCCCACCACTAGAGAGCCCTGTCCATGAAGGACAATGGTTGTCAATGCTTTATATTCCAAAACATTTCTGGTGGATTCTGATGACTAAGCTGCagtatttaaaatttaaattctgCTGATGGACCAGCGTTTCAGGTCATAAGAAGTATCCAGCTATTCAAACAGCACCCCTGGTGGTTAGGAGGTGAAAAATTAAACCATTTGTAATTAGCGTTTTGTGTTGGAATTAGTTTTAGTTTTGTGTTGTCCTTTTGTACTGCTGTTGATCTCTTCTCTTTCAGATTTAGATTTGCTCACTTTCTCCCAAATCGATGTCAGATCACAAATGAACTCCTGAATCTGTGAATGAAAAGAATTTAACAAGTAAGTTGTAATGTCATTGCTTTCAGCAATACAAATATTATGCTTTATAAGCATATGTATTGTGTAATATTTTCTTCCATTCACTTTTGGGACATATTTTGACATAAATGTGTGGATATGGTGTGTTGTACAATATTAAGCTGCTACAGCCACTAAACCTGGTAGGAAAAGATGTCCTTTAACAGGGACAATACATATTAATCAACACAAGTATTAATGATGTAAATGTGTCAGACTTAGCACTTTACATTAATAATTCATTGGAGAATTTCATATGCAGTACTTCAGAATTTCACATTGTTCGATTATTTGCTTTCAGAAATATAACACTCAGATAAAACACTTGcacaaaaacatacatataGATACTTCTTAATCATCATTAGCATGTTAAGTATTAACAACTCTCTACATTACCTTATCCAACGCTTCTATAGTGTCCTGTGGCTTCAGTGACTTGGGAATTTCGGTGCCCATCTTCCACAGATACTTGGACATGTTAAACGTGGTCAAGTTGATTCTAGTCTGCTCACAGGTTTTCATTTCGGACGACCTCTGAATATTGTTCCACGTTGCCTCCTGGTTACAGAATAACATTGCAATAATAGTGTCAGTAAATGGTTATATAATTATATCAGTTGGTCTGATCAGCTAAAGTACCATCTTTCATTCAAGTCCGACATTGTCAAATCTAATAGTCAGGTCTAATTGAGGCAAATTTAGTCCCCTCTGCCATTATACCCTCCTCCCCTTGTGTCACATATGGCCTCTCGTGACTTACGCACTTCAAGTCTTATAAAGCAGTTAATGAGTGTGTTTTAAACCGGTATTCAAACATAATCTAAGGATCCACCAccaataatcatcatcatcatcatcatcactcacCAAATTAAGTACCAGTTGTTTGGCCTCTTCCAGTTGGCTCCACAACATGCTGATCATGGCCTGGCGATTCACTCGTGTGAGGTAGTACTCTTGCCTAACTGATGCCAAATCGACACGGGATTTCAACTCCTCTTCATGCTTCCTGTCTACAGAAGCCATCAGCTCTTTCTGTATATACCTCCGTGCCTCATAGTGTTCAATCAGTTCACGCGGCTCCTGAAACTGAGAGCAATGTTCATGAGGATGCAGAgtttcttgtttgtgtgtgtgtgtgtgtgtgtgtgtgtgcgtgtgagagagagagagagggggggggggggggggtgctgttGCTAAAGATATATTACACTATGTGAAGCCAAACAACACAAAAGCTGGTCCAAACTGAGCTACCCATATTACACAGTTAGTTTAATTGCAGTGTAATTGTAGGATAACTCAGATATGTTCATAATGCAATCAACacattttacagcatttcatTTGACATGTTTCATCCACACTCGTGGTTTTATTAATGCACAATAATATTAATGAGTTATGACTAACCTCCTTGCTTTCCTTCACCACTGCATCTAAATATTCAGCATAGATGCAGTTGGTCTCATTTTGCTTCCTCAGCTGCTCCTGCTGTGTGATTAAAGAAATGAGTTCCTCGTTTAATTCTTTGAGGTACTCCTGCTTCTTCTTAATCAGTTCTCTGTTGCGTCTTGCTTTCCTCTCTGCATAACACCATTGCTCCTCATTGTACTGTGTACAGAAAGTGCTATAGTTATATTAGATAAACAGTTTTAATcccatttttaaagaaaagcacaGTTGGGGCAGCTCAGTGGTTCACATTTCTTACTAATAAagtttgtgagttcaaatcccaggtcTGTCAGAGAAACTGTTGGACCCCTGAGTAAGGCCCTTTGGCTGTCAACGGGATTCTACCCCACTTTAGAGGTGGGAAGTAAAAGAACAATGACGCCGTTACTGGTTTTTACGTATTTGCGCCTTACTTACTTTAATCTAAACTCCTTTTCCTAATTTTAACAGATGTGACACCAAGAATAAGTTCCATCACTGTAATCTATCTGCTGTGACTTAcactttgtgtttatttatcactGCAGACTGTACTCTGACAGCTCGCCGTTAGTCTGGATAAAGTcttaatgagtaaatgtaaatgtatatgaatatataccTTCAGGAAGCTGTCGGTTTGTAGGTGGTGCTGCAGCTGCTGTTCTTTTTCCTTCAGCCGCTCCTTACGCTCGTGCAGTGCATGCTGAAACGACTCAAATTCCTGCACAGAATCAGTGGAAAATCAGAGGAGGGGCAGGAAAAACAGTGTAAAATGcaatattacaaaaatacacaaaaaaagtgaTGTTCTTCGCCAATTAaatctagagctgcaacaactaatcgataaaatcgataatagtCGATTATTAAAATTGTTGTCAaggaatctcattatggattagttggtctgcgcgtggcacgggggagatttactcattaatGTCACTTCTATTCAGAAAACATGCtccagagagtaaatactaaagttgtgtcccaaataacatacacttacactatgcacagAGTAgtctaccatctagtgtgtggattttagaaaggtaatatcatctcaaatggaacactagcgggttttttactaaccggaagtataagccgcttcctagtcgacgacGCATGGCGTCACACGCACATAATGTGACACCactagctttagcctcagagtcactgacactgactttcttcagtttactttctgtcagcgttaccttttattctcAACATGACCTTAGCCCTCATCTGACAgaggcgaaatcgtcacgtgactgaggaagaaagtgtgtgaccTCTAAGTCCTctggagcattttatattaaacaccggcaagaagatttataaactttataaatcTGAGTGTGTGGAGcacggaagcatgacagtgatgcggtcgcgagttgcttaaaaggtttagtttaattccagtCTCTTGTTATTATGTGCTGTATTTgcgtgcttgcagtgtaaattctgtagCTTATTATAAAGGAAGTGATGTGTTACTAACGAGGCCGCATTGCGCC
Coding sequences within:
- the LOC108280084 gene encoding coiled-coil domain-containing protein 42 homolog; this encodes MSSVRKMSEFLSSELRGFEMNRQQQSLKPTLPEDERPIHSGRLLGKRLEAMKMQENVKLQIKEFESFQHALHERKERLKEKEQQLQHHLQTDSFLKYNEEQWCYAERKARRNRELIKKKQEYLKELNEELISLITQQEQLRKQNETNCIYAEYLDAVVKESKEFQEPRELIEHYEARRYIQKELMASVDRKHEEELKSRVDLASVRQEYYLTRVNRQAMISMLWSQLEEAKQLVLNLEATWNNIQRSSEMKTCEQTRINLTTFNMSKYLWKMGTEIPKSLKPQDTIEALDKIQEFICDLTSIWEKVSKSKSEREEINSSTKGQHKTKTNSNTKR